Proteins encoded by one window of Seriola aureovittata isolate HTS-2021-v1 ecotype China chromosome 4, ASM2101889v1, whole genome shotgun sequence:
- the slc25a15a gene encoding solute carrier family 25 member 15a, producing the protein MAPHPVIQAIIDFTAGAIGGTACVLSGQPFDTTKVKMQTFPTMYRGFIHCFTSTFRQMGLRGLYKGTTPALIANISENAVLFLSYGLCQDAVHLMTRMDKGTELSDIQKASAGSLASIFSAMALCPTELVKCRLQAMHEMEATGKIASGQRSTVWTVVKTVLKTNGPLGFYQGLTSTIVREVPGYFCFFGAYELCRSTFAQYMGTDKEGIGILPLMFSGGFGGACLWLTVYPIDCVKSRIQVYSLAGRQEGFMKTVTSIIRTEGFTALYSGLTPTMIRTFPANGALFLAYEFSRKSMMETVGA; encoded by the exons ATGGCTCCACACCCTGTAATCCAGGCCATCATTGACTTCACAGCGGGAGCAATAG GCGGTACGGCTTGTGTGCTGAGCGGTCAGCCGTTTGACACCACGAAGGTGAAGATGCAGACGTTCCCCACCATGTACCGCGGCTTCATCCACTGCTTCACTTCGACCTTCAGACAGATGGGGCTCCGTGGTCTCTACAAAGGCACGACCCCGGCCCTTATAGCCAACATCAGTGAGAACGCCGTGCTCTTCTTGAGTTACGGCCTCTGCCAGGACGCAGTCCACCTCATGACCAGGATGGATAAAGGGACAGAACTCAG TGACATACAGAAAGCATCAGCAGGGTCTTTAGCCTCCATCTTCTCTGCCATGGCCTTATGCCCCACCGAGCTGGTGAAGTGTCGCCTGCAGGCCATGCACGAAATGGAAGCAACTGGCAAGATTGCGAGCGGGCAGAGGAG CACAGTGTGGACAGTAGTGAAGACGGTCTTGAAGACGAATGGTCCCCTGGGTTTCTACCAAGGACTGACGTCCACCATCGTAAGGGAGGTGCCAGGTTACTTCTGCTTCTTTGGGGCCTATGAACTGTGTCGTTCTACATTTGCGCAGTACATGGGCACAGACAAGGAGGGTATAG GTATTCTTCCACTCATGTTCAGCGGTGGTTTTGGGGGAGCTTGTCTTTGGTTGACAGTCTATCCCATAGACTGCGTGAAGTCCAGGATCCAGGTCTACTCCTTAGCTGGGAGGCAAGAGGGCTTCATGAAAACCGTCACGAGTATCATCCGCACTGAAG GGTTCACTGCTCTGTACTCTGGCCTGACTCCTACCATGATACGCACCTTCCCTGCCAACGGAGCCCTCTTCCTGGCTTATGAGTTCAGTCGCAAGTCTATGATGGAGACAGTTGGTGCCTGA